Proteins encoded within one genomic window of Esox lucius isolate fEsoLuc1 chromosome 12, fEsoLuc1.pri, whole genome shotgun sequence:
- the kctd6b gene encoding BTB/POZ domain-containing protein KCTD6 — translation MENGDWGHRMTNPVTLNVGGHVYTTSLSTLQRYPDSMLGAMFRGDFPTTRDAQGNYFIDRDGTLFRYVLNFLRTSELTLPVDFTETDLLRKEADFYQIEPLIHCLNDTKPLYPLDIFEQVVELSSTRKLSKYSNPVAVIITQLTITTKVHALLEGICKNFTKWNKHMMDTRDFQVSFTFGPCDYHQEVSLRVHLMDYIMKQGFTIRNTRVHHMSERANENTVEHHWTFCRPARKVED, via the coding sequence aTGACCAACCCAGTCACCTTGAATGTGGGGGGCCATGTGTACACCACCTCCCTATCAACCCTGCAGCGGTACCCAGACTCCATGCTGGGGGCAATGTTCCGTGGGGATTTTCCTACAACACGGGACGCCCAGGGAAACTACTTCATCGACCGTGATGGGACTCTGTTCCGATATGTACTGAACTTTCTGCGTACATCTGAGCTTACCCTCCCTGTGGACTTCACAGAGACCGACCTCCTGAGGAAGGAGGCAGACTTCTACCAGATTGAGCCACTGATCCATTGCCTCAATGACACCAAGCCACTCTATCCTCTGGACATCTTTGAGCAGGTGGTGGAACTGTCCAGCACGAGGAAGCTCTCCAAATATTCCAACCCGGTGGCTGTGATTATCACACAGCTTACTATAACGACTAAGGTCCATGCCTTGCTGGAAGGCATCTGTAAAAACTTTACCAAGTGGAATAAACACATGATGGACACCAGAGACTTCCAGGTGTCATTTACTTTTGGACCATGTGACTACCACCAGGAAGTGTCACTTAGGGTTCACCTCATGGACTACATTATGAAGCAGGGCTTCACTATTAGGAACACACGAGTGCATCACATGAGCGAGCGAGCCAATGAGAATACAGTCGAGCACCACTGGACATTCTGCAGGCCAGCTCGCAAAGTAGAAGACTGA